One genomic window of Nicotiana sylvestris chromosome 10, ASM39365v2, whole genome shotgun sequence includes the following:
- the LOC138879567 gene encoding uncharacterized protein yields the protein MTSNIAESINAALVLARELPIYDFLEEVRKMFGRWNCSNRKEATQTYKTLGKKYQEMLELNETMCTRMTVVPSTEFLHTVNDGGRNYTVCLLERKCVCGRFQIDKLPCPHAWDVLKSKFLMPEEYCSSYYKSSTIVMTYDVPVYPLPDKNDWNIPEYVAEEVVLPPKWKRPPWKAKEGARQKFK from the exons ATGACGTCAAATATCGCTGAGTCAATCAATGCAGCACTAGTTTTAGCAAGGGAATTGCcaatatatgacttcctcgaagAAGTTAGGAAGATGTTTGGTCGTTGGAATTGTAGTAACCGTAAAGAAGCTACTCAGACATACAAGACGCTTGGGAAAAAATACCAGGAAATGCTGGAGTTGAATGAGACCATGTGTACCCGTATGACT GTGGTACCCTCAACTGAATTCTTACATACTGTTAACGATGGTGGGAGGAATTACACAGTCTGCCTGCTCGAGAGAAAATGTGTTTGTGGGAGATTCCAAATTGATAAATTGCCATGCCCACATGCCTGGGATGTATTGAAGAGCAAGTTTTTAATGCCTGAAGAATATTGCTCTAGCTATTACAAGTCAAGTACAATTGTAATGACATACGATGTGCCAGTGTACCCGCTACCGGACAAAAATGACTGGAATATACCAGAGTATGTTGCAGAGGAGGTTGTACTACCACCCAAATGGAAAAGACCTCCTTGGAAGGCCAAAGAAGGAGCGCGACAAAAATTTAAGTGA
- the LOC138879568 gene encoding uncharacterized protein: MASLTVLLRHSGKWNNEGNYIDFSIEGILIEYASFNDLVGSISNQLGIDLSTNTIKIQYNVEGNRTPMEIHNDMGYRVYVKLKKENKEFGMYPLCITTMEKELISRDGLNQGDIVQIDEAVQMYDSDTDDTLAIELANSGEAIGVFELHKDLIISKNNQKEVMDGQVYKDKATLKEVMKNYAIAQRFQFRVDRSNTVSYALICISEDCDWRFKASSINKSELFKVREFNDNHTCPLKDKVYEQRHASSSLISGIIRTKLTNHKRKYTPRDIIDDVKSDLGVDVSYMLAWRAKEKAMNFLRGEPADSYKKLPGYLYTMDKTYPVDGSHLKSYYTGTFVSASTLDGAGHILPLAYGVIDLENDAAWTWFFEQFKIAYDVRENMCIVSDRNESIIKSVSRVYPDLPHCACIWHLWNNVYKKFKKSHAKLSEIYFSMAKTYTQTEFDSLMEKVEKVDIRVKEYLELAGYEK, from the exons ATGGCAAGCTTGACAGTTTTGTTGCGTCATTCTGGAAAGTGGAACAATGAGGGTAATTATATCGACTTTTCCATTGAGGGAATACTGATTGAGTATGCTTCCTTTAATGATCTAGTTGGTTCAATTTCTAATCAACTGGGTATAGATTTGAGCACAAATACCATTAAAATACAATACAATGTTGAAGGCAATCGCACGCCAATGGAAATACACAATGATATGGGTTACAGAGTGTATGTAAAATTGAAAAAAGAGAACAAAGAATTTGGGATGTATCCTCTGTGCATTACAACTATGGAAAAAGAGCTTATCTCCAGAGATGGTTTAAATCAAGGCGACATTGTGCAGATAGACGAAGCAGTTCAAATGTACGATTCCGATACAGATGATACACTAGCTATAGAACTTGCCAATTCAGGAGAAGCGATTGGAGTGTTCGAACTCCACAAGGATTTgataatttcaaaaaataatcaAAAGGAGGTTATGGATGGACAAGTTTATAAGGATAAGGCTACATTGAAAGAGGTGATGAAGAATTATGCTATAGCTCAAAGGTTTCAATTCCGTGTTGATCGGTCTAATACTGTCAG CTATGCATTAATATGTATTTCAGAAGATTGTGATTGGAGGTTTAAGGCTTCAAGCATTAACAAATCGGAATTATTCAAGGTGAGAGAATTCAATGACAACCATACATGTCCGCTGAAGGATAAAGTGTACGAGCAGCGGCATGCTAGTAGCAGCCTTATAAGTGGTATTATAAGGACAAAGCTTACAAACCATAAGAGGAAATACACTCCGAGGGACATTATTGATGACGTGAAATCAGATCTAGGTGTTGATGTTAGCTACATGTTGGCGTGGAGGgctaaagaaaaggcaatgaattTTCTTAGAGGTGAACCGGCTGATTCATACAAAAAATTACCAGGATACTTATATACAATGGATAAGACATATCCAG TGGACGGAAGTCATCTAAAATCCTACTACACCGGGACATTCGTTTCTGCAAGCACGTTGGATGGTGCAG GTCATATATTGCCACTAGCATACGGTGTTATTGATTTAGAGAACGATGCTGCTTGGAcgtggttctttgagcaattcaagatagCATACGATGTAAGGGAAAACATGTGCATTGTTTCAGATAGAAATGAGAGCATCATTAAATCTGTATCGAGAGTGTATCCGGATTTACCGCATTGTGCTTGCATATGGCATCTATGGAATAACGTATACAAGAAATTCAAAAAGAGCCATGCCAAGTTGAGTGAGATATACTTCTCGATGGCAAAAACATACACACAAACTGAATTTGATAGTCTGATGGAGAAGGTTGAGAAGGTAGATATTAGGGTGAAAGAATACTTAGAGTTAGCTGGTTACGAAAAGTGA
- the LOC104249008 gene encoding glutathione S-transferase-like yields MASPVKVYGPTLSTAVSRVLACLLEKDVHFQLLPVNMAKGEHKKPDYLKIQPFGQVPAFQDENITLFESRSINRYICDKYGHQGNKGLYGTNPLEKASIDQWIEAEGQSFNPPSSILVFQLAFAPRMKIKQDKNLIRQNEEKLKKVLDVYEKRLGENQYLAGDEFTLADLSHLPNIQYLVNGTDRAELFTSRKNVGRWWDEISSRESWKKVVEMQTSPPPS; encoded by the exons ATGGCTTCTCCAGTCAAAGTATATGGACCGACTTTGTCAACTGCAGTCTCAAGAGTTCTAGCTTGTCTTCTTGAAAAAGATGTCCACTTTCAGCTTCTCCCAGTTAATATGGCCAAAGGGGAACATAAGAAACCTGACTATCTCAAAATTCAG CCCTTTGGACAAGTCCCAGCTTTTCAAGACGAGAACATCACTCTGTTTG AATCCAGATCTATAAATAGGTACATATGTGACAAATATGGACATCAAGGGAACAAGGGGCTGTACGGAACAAACCCGTTAGAGAAAGCATCTATAGATCAATGGATAGAAGCAGAAGGACAAAGCTTCAATCCGCCAAGTTCAATTCTCGTATTCCAGTTGGCTTTTGCACCGCGAATGAAGATCAAACAAGACAAGAACTTGATCAGACAGAATGAAGAGAAGCTAAAAAAAGTGCTTGATGTGTATGAGAAGAGGCTTGGTGAGAATCAGTACTTggccggagatgagttcacatTGGCCGATCTCTCTCACCTTCCAAACATCCAATATTTGGTAAACGGGACAGATAGAGCAGAGCTCTTCACTTCAAGAAAGAACGTGGGAAGGTGGTGGGATGAGATATCTAGCAGAGAATCGTGGAAGAAGGTAGTTGAAATGCAGACCTCACCCCCTCCCTCATAA
- the LOC104249007 gene encoding high mobility group B protein 9, whose product MNKLSLCQKFNVLCLCPLRFNSREKEEEEEAKVRKLSLHITVASTRVSKTPSFYCLLKLQLAECVISRRRQGEPMSQKAMVPAGTGNRNGGQLYPQPLASHENIVNDQNLFRECVKNFHSVMGTKYTVPVIGGKELDLHVLYVEVTKRGGFDKVVDEKKWRELSSVFKFSPTTTSASYALRKHYFTLLHRFEQVYFFRREAPLLDKTPASQSFQAEGTIDGKFDCGYLVSIKMGSEVLNGVLYHPNQPAAPSSSKPTAQNCTAIVPYNPPPHHHSGRRNRRRKGGDPNRPKPNRSGYNFFFAEKHSMLKSLYPSREREFTKMIGESWNNLSPEEKMVYQNYGVKDKERYQKEMKEYKERMQITSCY is encoded by the exons ATGAATAAGCTTAGCCTGTGCCAAAAATTTAATGTACTTTGCCTTTGCCCACTGAGATTCAACtcaagagagaaagaagaagaagaagaagccaaaGTTAGAAAACTATCTCTGCATATAACCGTTGCTTCAACACGCGTCTCAAAAACTCCGAGCTTTTATTGTCTTCTTAA GTTACAGCTTGCTGAATGTGTTATCAGTCGCCGGCGGCAAGGTGAACCCATGTCTCAGAAAGCTATGGTTCCCGCCGGCACCGGCAACAGAAATGGCGGTCAGCTGTATCCTCAACCACTGGCTTCACATGAGAACATTGTTAATGACCAAAATCTGTTCAGGGAGTGTGTCAAGAATTTCCACTCTGTCATGGGAACAAAGTACAC GGTTCCTGTGATTGGAGGGAAGGAGCTAGATTTGCATGTTCTCTATGTAGAGGTGACTAAAAGGGGTGGCTTTGACAAG GTTGTGGATGAGAAGAAATGGAGAGAATTGAGTTCAGTATTCAAGTTTTCTCCAACCACAACTAGTGCTTCATATGCACTGAGGAAACACTATTTCACTTTGCTTCATCGGTTTGAACAAGTTTACTTTTTTAGACGTGAAGCTCCCTTGCTTGACAAAACTCCAG CTTCACAGAGTTTCCAAGCTGAAGGGACAATTGATGGCAAATTTGACTGTGGTTATTTGGTGTCCATCAAAATGGGATCTGAGGTTCTCAATGGAGTACTTTACCATCCAAACCAACCTGCTGCTCCCTCTTCTTCTAAACCAACTGCACAGAATTGCACTGCAATTGTACCTTACAATCCACCACCTCACCACCATTCAGGACGGAGGAACAGGAGGAGGAAGGGAGGAGATCCTAATCGCCCGAAACCTAATAGGAGTGGATACAACTTCTTCTTTGCTGAAAAACATTCCATGCTCAAATCTCTCTATCCAAGTAGAGAGAGGGAATTCACAAAGATGATTGGAGAATCTTGGAACAATCTCTCTCCTGAAGAAAAAATG GTCTATCAAAACTATGGGGTGAAAGACAAGGAAAGGTACCAGAAGGAAATGAAGGAGTATAAAGAAAGAATGCAGATCACATCCTGCTACTAA